In Drosophila santomea strain STO CAGO 1482 chromosome 2L, Prin_Dsan_1.1, whole genome shotgun sequence, a single window of DNA contains:
- the LOC120450290 gene encoding C-type lectin 37Da — MISKLTTLSAFLAIISLSAAYQISTSVIDGVAAFLNTPTDPFVKIGDSYYFIESKRKTNWFDAFEACRQMNADLVAFEDLKELKLFHQYLVDKKVDMFFWTAGTDLAKDKKDYFAWFSTGQPVSTDLWRKGEPNNAGGNEHCIEYKSDEKMGLNDRSCTSSIGYICKAPQPKTVSFIVW; from the exons atgatttcaaaGTTAACTACACTTAGTGCCTTCCTGGCAATAATATCTCTGTCTGCGGCCTACCAAATATCGACTAGTGTTATTGATG GTGTGGCAGCATTTCTGAACACACCCACAGATCCGTTCGTCAAGATCGGAGATAGTTATTACTTTATTGAAAGTAAACGTAAAACAAACTGGTTTGATGCCTTCGAGGCTTGTCGTCAAATGAACGCTGACTTGGTCGCATTTGAAGACTTAAAGGAACTGAAACTGTTTCATCAATACCTTGTTGATAAGAAAGTTGATATGTTTTTTTGGACTGCTGGCACCGACTTGGCCAAGGACAAGAAGGACTATTTTGCTTGGTTTTCTACTGGTCAGCCCGTGTCTACGGATTTGTGGCGTAAAGGGGAGCCAAATAATGCTGGAGGAAATGAGCACTGCATTGAATACAAATCCGATGAGAAAATGGGACTGAATGACCGGAGTTGCACCAGCTCGATTGGTTATATTTGCAAGGCACCGCAGCCGAAAACAGTTTCATTTATTGTTTGGTAA